The DNA window CGTTTTCGCAGGTAAGGCGTGAAACCACCTATGAATAAAGCCGTTGCGTCAGCTAGTTCGTACAACTTCTCGAAGTCACTTTTCTGGATGTACCCTATGTCCAACGCTCCATAGAGTAAAGATTGTACCTCTATGGCAGATCCCCTCGCGATGTCAAAGTAATGGGCGAAGTCTCGATCACTCTTTTTCGCGAAGCCTTCAGCGATATTGCTCATCGACGATACTGCCGCACGACAAAGCTGGTCTCGTAATCCAAAGTCTCTACTCAAACGTCCATCAGCACAGGTCTTGTAGATCTCGCGAACCAATTCTCGCGCTCTCTGCCATGCTTGGATCTCTTCAAATCGTGTTATTGAGGGCATATTATCGTTTTCCCCTCGCCTTCTCTCGCTAAGGCAGATACCTCAGTGTTCGACGCTGGACGCCGGACGCCGGACGCCGGACACTAACTCGTCGAGCAACACCTTCGCTTCCTGGAGGTCACCCGTCTCGAATCCTTCGGTGAGCCACCCATAGATGTTCGTGAGAAGCTCTCGTGCGTCCTCAGATTTGCCTTGCTTGTGCCACAAGCGGCAAAGGCTCATGGTCGCACGTAGCTCAAGCGATTTCGCGTCTTGTTGTCGTGCAGTGGTAATCGCTTTGAAAAAACACTGTTCAGCCTCAGGCTCCATTCCTGTTTCGATTGACACTAACAACAACTCTCCTTCGATGCGGTAGAGTTCAGCCTCCCACCATCGCTCGCCACTGCGTTGCAGTTCGGACATCGCCATATTCACAAGTCGTAACCCCTCAGAGGCTTTTCCCGCACGGCGATACATATCAGCAAGCATGATTGAGGGTTGACCGAGTTGATCACTCCCCATTGCCCGCCACCCTGCAAGCCCTTGCTGCATTATTGCTATACCCTCCTCATACTGGCCCAGGTCCGCTAACGCCCACCCGCGGAGAAAAGTGCCACTGGCAAGCCATTGTGGAGCTTCCCGCTCAGTCGCAATCGCAATCACTTTTTCTTCATGTTCGAGCACGGCATGGGGATCTCGAC is part of the Deltaproteobacteria bacterium genome and encodes:
- a CDS encoding four helix bundle protein, giving the protein MPSITRFEEIQAWQRARELVREIYKTCADGRLSRDFGLRDQLCRAAVSSMSNIAEGFAKKSDRDFAHYFDIARGSAIEVQSLLYGALDIGYIQKSDFEKLYELADATALFIGGFTPYLRKRSESWLVVEIGA